Proteins encoded by one window of Verrucomicrobiota bacterium JB022:
- a CDS encoding site-specific integrase produces the protein MAKQRFQISRYSNPSGEEVWRLSGTLNGKRIRKNFQSRAEAVAERQKLDVEHLNGQSDGQTVWTTLTQEQNRDAIAAVNRLKNARSDKSLDFAVDFFLRHYREPSEAVTVETAVREYLKLKQRELERGTLSAPHRKSLSMAMRRFEARFAGREVSDILPQELVQYLEDRGGSLKSWNNRRGYLSTFFKFCLKQKYVSANPVLEVEQFKIRKARATAETLPAARAAELMRWLEAYRGQQNKRGTWWGEKGCMVPYFALTLFAGIRPDWQHGEIGKLRPQDIRLDTGVIFVEPEVSKVNEKRVIKIQPNLRVWLERYPLSRYPIMPTRRFVDMWLDIRKHWELGHDVLRHTYISMTVGAFRSVGDAALQSGNSEAVVRKHYLDLYSVEEADAFWSTLPKGTAAPRWRKEDGRYLSE, from the coding sequence GTGGCCAAGCAGCGATTCCAGATTAGCCGTTACTCCAATCCCAGTGGAGAAGAGGTCTGGCGGCTTTCCGGAACGCTCAACGGGAAGCGTATCCGCAAGAACTTCCAGAGTCGAGCGGAGGCGGTGGCCGAGCGGCAAAAGCTGGATGTCGAGCACCTCAACGGGCAATCCGATGGGCAGACGGTCTGGACCACGCTGACCCAGGAACAGAACCGGGATGCGATTGCCGCCGTCAACCGGCTGAAGAATGCGCGCTCGGACAAGTCGCTGGATTTTGCGGTAGATTTCTTCCTGCGCCACTACCGCGAGCCAAGCGAAGCGGTGACCGTTGAGACCGCGGTCAGAGAATACCTGAAACTCAAACAGCGGGAGCTGGAACGCGGCACGTTATCGGCGCCTCACCGCAAATCCCTGTCGATGGCGATGCGCCGTTTTGAAGCGCGCTTCGCGGGCCGCGAGGTATCCGATATTCTCCCGCAGGAGTTGGTGCAGTATCTGGAGGATCGGGGCGGCAGCCTCAAAAGCTGGAACAATCGCCGGGGATACCTGAGCACCTTCTTCAAATTCTGCCTCAAGCAAAAGTATGTCAGCGCCAACCCGGTGCTGGAGGTGGAGCAGTTCAAGATCCGCAAGGCGCGGGCCACGGCCGAGACGCTGCCTGCTGCCCGTGCGGCCGAACTGATGCGGTGGCTGGAAGCGTATCGTGGCCAGCAGAACAAGCGCGGCACCTGGTGGGGCGAAAAGGGCTGCATGGTGCCGTATTTCGCGCTCACGCTGTTCGCCGGTATCCGCCCGGACTGGCAGCATGGGGAGATTGGCAAACTGCGGCCACAGGACATCCGGCTCGATACGGGCGTCATTTTCGTAGAGCCGGAGGTCTCGAAGGTGAACGAAAAGCGCGTGATCAAGATTCAGCCGAACTTGCGGGTCTGGCTGGAGCGCTACCCCCTGTCCCGCTACCCCATTATGCCCACCCGCCGCTTCGTGGACATGTGGCTCGATATTCGCAAGCATTGGGAGCTGGGCCATGATGTGCTGCGCCATACCTACATTTCCATGACCGTGGGTGCCTTCCGTTCCGTGGGCGATGCCGCCCTTCAGTCGGGCAACTCAGAGGCCGTCGTGCGCAAGCACTATCTCGACCTCTATTCGGTCGAAGAAGCCGATGCGTTCTGGAGCACTCTGCCGAAAGGAACCGCCGCACCGCGTTGGCGCAAGGAAGACGGACGTTACTTGAGCGAGTAG
- the dnaA gene encoding chromosomal replication initiator protein DnaA produces the protein MSLTPVTNDIWNVLRSDLEATLPRDVFVTWIEPLRAEVVGDDTLLIIAPNDFAAIWLEDNYQDLLREKMASLAGGEMEIEITSRQGGEASGDATSEAGHAIEFPRSPDRAGKPRDVKKRRTAYLNPRNTFDNFIVGPSNQLAHAAALAVAAQPGNAYNPLFLYGDTGLGKTHLMHAVAHAIQANDPDAHVVYVSCEKFTNKFLKAIRENTLDEFRKFYRKVDVLLIDDVQFLEGKERTQEEFFHTFNELFESQRQICLSSDRPASEISRLESRLVSRFQWGMITDIQAPDLETRAAILRKKAQALGYTNLTEEVFNFLAMRVTRNVRRLEGALLKVAAYAKLTKHPLDLPMAEHLIKDILQEEQSQQVTIEKIQRKVADYYDLRMGDMSSRRRPSNIAFPRQIAMYLSRILTSHPLKEIGDAFGGRDHGTVIHACRQVENIMEQEPEVKRAVEYLTRQIHG, from the coding sequence ATGTCACTAACGCCTGTAACAAATGACATTTGGAACGTTCTGCGTTCCGATCTCGAGGCCACGCTGCCCCGCGACGTCTTTGTGACGTGGATTGAGCCGCTGCGCGCCGAAGTCGTCGGAGACGATACCCTGCTGATCATCGCTCCTAACGACTTTGCCGCCATCTGGCTGGAGGACAACTACCAAGACCTCCTCCGAGAAAAGATGGCCAGCCTCGCCGGCGGCGAAATGGAAATCGAAATCACCAGCCGCCAAGGCGGTGAAGCCTCCGGAGACGCCACCAGCGAAGCCGGCCACGCCATCGAATTCCCCCGCAGCCCCGACCGCGCCGGCAAGCCGCGCGACGTCAAAAAACGCCGCACCGCCTACCTCAACCCGCGCAACACGTTCGACAACTTCATCGTCGGGCCCTCCAACCAGCTCGCCCACGCCGCCGCCCTCGCCGTCGCCGCCCAACCCGGCAACGCCTACAACCCCCTCTTCCTCTACGGAGACACCGGGCTCGGCAAGACGCACCTCATGCACGCCGTCGCCCACGCCATCCAGGCCAACGACCCCGACGCGCACGTCGTCTACGTCTCCTGCGAAAAGTTTACGAACAAGTTCCTCAAAGCCATCCGCGAAAACACGCTCGACGAATTCCGCAAGTTCTACCGCAAGGTCGACGTGCTCCTCATCGACGACGTGCAATTCCTCGAAGGCAAAGAACGCACCCAGGAAGAATTCTTCCACACCTTCAACGAACTCTTCGAAAGCCAGCGCCAGATCTGCCTCTCCAGCGATCGCCCCGCCAGCGAAATCTCCCGCCTCGAAAGCCGCCTCGTCTCCCGCTTCCAGTGGGGCATGATCACCGACATCCAGGCGCCCGACCTTGAGACCCGAGCCGCCATCCTGCGCAAAAAAGCCCAGGCCCTCGGCTACACCAACCTCACCGAAGAAGTCTTCAACTTCCTCGCCATGCGCGTCACCCGCAACGTGCGCCGCCTCGAAGGCGCGCTGTTGAAAGTGGCCGCCTACGCCAAGCTGACCAAGCACCCGCTCGACCTCCCCATGGCCGAGCACCTGATCAAGGACATCCTCCAGGAAGAGCAAAGCCAGCAAGTCACGATCGAAAAGATCCAACGCAAAGTCGCCGACTACTACGACCTGCGCATGGGCGACATGTCGAGCCGCCGCCGCCCCAGCAACATCGCCTTCCCCCGCCAGATCGCCATGTACCTCAGCCGCATCCTCACGAGCCACCCGCTCAAGGAAATCGGCGACGCCTTCGGCGGGCGCGACCACGGCACCGTCATCCACGCCTGCCGCCAAGTCGAAAACATCATGGAGCAAGAGCCCGAAGTGAAACGCGCGGTCGAATACCTCACCCGCCAGATCCACGGCTAA
- the hprK gene encoding HPr(Ser) kinase/phosphatase: protein MPPRPQPKIPESITVQKFYEGLKDALKLTVVQGHAGLDRLIRDKSLNRPALALTGYFKTFGHKRVQLFGAGEMMYLRDLPDERQHEVLLEMADRQIPCLLITRNYQPTLAMEKMAEVRGIPLLRSPLNSRDVANAATVWLEHEFAPRIAEHGTLMDIKGIGTLIRGKSGVGKSECALALIERGYSLVADDMVYIRLINENELQGRSSELNRGYMECRGLGIVNIAEMFGIRAVRLSKNINLVVTFEEWKPGMDEDRTGLEQHIFDILGQPVPHVILPVRPGRDLARLVEVAAMIQALKQIGHDPAKMFNEQLISYMAKQTPGA from the coding sequence ATGCCCCCGCGCCCGCAGCCGAAGATCCCCGAAAGCATCACCGTCCAGAAATTCTACGAAGGGCTCAAAGACGCCCTCAAGCTCACCGTGGTGCAAGGCCACGCCGGGCTCGACCGCCTCATCCGCGACAAATCGCTCAACCGCCCCGCGCTCGCGCTCACCGGCTACTTCAAGACCTTCGGGCACAAACGCGTCCAGCTCTTCGGCGCCGGCGAAATGATGTACCTGCGCGACCTGCCCGACGAGCGCCAGCACGAAGTGCTGCTCGAAATGGCCGACCGCCAGATTCCCTGCCTCCTCATCACGCGCAACTACCAGCCCACCCTCGCCATGGAAAAGATGGCCGAGGTACGCGGCATCCCCCTCCTGCGCTCCCCCCTCAACAGCCGCGACGTCGCCAACGCCGCCACCGTCTGGCTCGAACACGAATTCGCCCCCCGCATCGCCGAGCACGGCACGCTGATGGACATCAAAGGCATCGGCACCCTCATCCGCGGCAAAAGCGGCGTCGGCAAAAGCGAATGTGCCCTCGCCCTGATCGAACGCGGCTACAGCCTCGTGGCCGACGACATGGTCTACATCCGCCTGATCAACGAAAACGAACTCCAGGGCCGCTCCAGCGAATTAAATCGCGGCTACATGGAATGCCGCGGCCTCGGCATCGTAAATATAGCCGAAATGTTCGGAATCCGCGCGGTACGCTTAAGCAAGAACATAAATCTCGTCGTCACCTTCGAAGAATGGAAACCCGGCATGGACGAAGACCGCACCGGCCTCGAACAACACATCTTCGACATCCTCGGCCAACCCGTCCCGCACGTTATTCTACCCGTGCGCCCCGGGCGCGATCTGGCCCGGCTGGTGGAAGTGGCGGCCATGATCCAAGCCCTCAAGCAGATTGGTCACGACCCCGCCAAAATGTTCAACGAACAGCTCATCTCCTACATGGCCAAACAAACACCCGGCGCATAA
- the lptB gene encoding LPS export ABC transporter ATP-binding protein yields MTPTPAASKARIEAKGLRKVYGRRAVVQDVNLSVEAGEIVGLLGPNGAGKTTSFYMIVGLIAATQGQVYLNNDEITKLPMYQRARLGIGYLPQEESVFRKLSVEENLLAIAETLRLRPNGRKKWVDRLLDELGLENRRKQKAYTLSGGERRRLEIARALVTSPQFLLLDEPFSGVDPISVAEVKNIVTSLKRRGIGILITDHNVRETLSIVDRAYLLHEGKVLVEGNSQYLLQSEDAKRVYLGEDFNL; encoded by the coding sequence ATGACCCCCACCCCCGCTGCCAGCAAAGCGCGCATCGAAGCCAAAGGCCTGCGCAAAGTCTACGGCCGCCGCGCCGTGGTGCAAGACGTCAACCTCTCCGTCGAAGCCGGCGAAATCGTCGGCCTGCTCGGCCCCAACGGCGCCGGCAAGACCACCTCCTTTTACATGATCGTCGGCCTCATCGCCGCGACCCAAGGCCAAGTCTACCTCAATAACGACGAAATCACCAAGCTGCCCATGTACCAACGGGCACGCCTCGGCATCGGCTACCTCCCGCAAGAAGAATCCGTCTTCCGCAAGCTCAGCGTCGAAGAAAACCTCCTCGCCATCGCCGAAACCCTCCGCCTGCGCCCCAATGGCCGCAAAAAGTGGGTCGACCGCCTCCTCGACGAGCTCGGCCTCGAAAACCGCCGCAAACAAAAAGCCTACACCCTCAGCGGAGGCGAACGCCGCCGCCTCGAAATCGCGCGCGCCCTCGTCACCTCCCCCCAATTCCTCCTGCTCGACGAACCCTTCAGCGGCGTCGACCCCATCAGCGTGGCCGAGGTCAAAAACATCGTCACCAGCCTCAAACGCCGCGGCATCGGCATCCTCATTACCGACCACAACGTGCGCGAAACCCTCAGCATCGTCGACCGCGCATACCTCCTGCACGAAGGCAAAGTCCTCGTCGAAGGCAACAGCCAATACCTCCTGCAAAGCGAAGACGCCAAACGCGTTTACCTCGGCGAAGATTTTAATCTTTAG
- a CDS encoding LptA/OstA family protein, protein MMWPRLICLSALLAHGSLHAQQPAPQTAPAQKTVITSQEMEWQGTPLQNFFYFHGDVKVEGNNMLLTCDRLSVTTGAERETQGTVGQIGAVQEIIAEGKVHITQAGRDAYAGRAEMDTVEGVVTLRDQPRVVQGETEIIADPGYMLVLYKNEMKIRLVPDPDLPTPPASRSRLKLGGIPDMGLQQDPAKVTTGKQLAPAAPLPPKGQQPEAQPTPQP, encoded by the coding sequence ATGATGTGGCCCCGCCTCATTTGCCTCAGTGCCCTGCTCGCCCACGGCAGCCTCCACGCGCAACAACCCGCGCCCCAGACCGCCCCCGCGCAGAAAACCGTCATCACCAGCCAGGAGATGGAATGGCAGGGCACCCCCCTGCAAAACTTCTTCTACTTCCATGGCGACGTGAAGGTGGAAGGCAACAACATGCTCCTCACCTGCGACCGCCTCAGCGTCACCACCGGGGCCGAGCGTGAAACCCAAGGCACCGTCGGCCAGATCGGCGCCGTGCAGGAAATCATCGCCGAAGGCAAAGTCCACATCACCCAGGCCGGGCGCGACGCCTACGCCGGGCGCGCCGAGATGGACACGGTCGAAGGCGTCGTCACCCTCCGCGACCAACCCCGCGTCGTGCAAGGCGAGACGGAAATCATCGCCGACCCCGGCTACATGCTCGTGCTCTACAAGAACGAGATGAAAATCCGCCTCGTGCCCGACCCAGACCTCCCCACGCCCCCCGCCAGCCGCTCGCGCCTCAAACTCGGCGGCATCCCCGACATGGGGCTCCAGCAAGACCCGGCCAAAGTCACCACCGGCAAACAACTCGCCCCCGCCGCGCCCCTGCCCCCCAAAGGCCAGCAGCCCGAAGCCCAGCCCACCCCGCAGCCGTAG
- the elbB gene encoding isoprenoid biosynthesis glyoxalase ElbB, giving the protein MAKRIGVVLSGCGVFDGAEIHESVLTLLAIHRAGAQPVCYAPNTDQMHVINHLTGEEMQEKRNVLVESARIARGKIGDLAGAKVDDFDAIIFPGGFGAAKNLCTFAVDGPNAKVHPQVARIVKQTHAAGKPLGFLCISPAVAALVLGEQHVELTIGNDADTAAGLEKLGAKHIDCPVDQIHVDAARKIVTSPAYMLGQNVADVATGIERLVQQVVDWA; this is encoded by the coding sequence ATGGCGAAACGAATTGGAGTGGTCCTCTCCGGCTGCGGCGTGTTCGACGGCGCGGAGATACATGAATCGGTGCTCACGCTGCTCGCGATCCACCGCGCAGGCGCACAACCCGTCTGCTACGCGCCCAACACCGACCAGATGCACGTGATCAACCACCTCACGGGCGAAGAAATGCAGGAAAAGCGCAACGTGCTCGTCGAATCGGCCCGCATCGCACGCGGCAAGATCGGCGACCTCGCCGGGGCCAAAGTCGACGACTTCGACGCCATCATCTTCCCCGGCGGCTTCGGCGCGGCCAAAAACCTCTGCACCTTCGCCGTCGATGGGCCCAACGCCAAAGTGCACCCCCAAGTCGCCCGCATCGTCAAGCAGACCCACGCCGCCGGCAAACCGCTCGGCTTTCTCTGCATCTCCCCCGCCGTCGCCGCCCTCGTGCTCGGCGAACAACACGTGGAGCTGACGATCGGCAACGACGCCGACACCGCCGCCGGCCTCGAAAAGCTCGGCGCAAAGCACATCGACTGCCCCGTCGACCAGATCCACGTCGACGCCGCCCGCAAAATCGTCACCAGCCCCGCCTACATGCTCGGCCAAAACGTGGCCGACGTCGCCACCGGCATCGAGCGCCTCGTGCAACAGGTAGTCGACTGGGCTTGA
- a CDS encoding NAD-dependent succinate-semialdehyde dehydrogenase, whose product MSSLTMPTHQPICPLDGQKRPSYAYDVEEICLQRLEQAREAFTRWRRVPPKERVACVERLQRLLAEREEEWSQLMTYEMGKLPEEGLPEIRKCALLCQWYASHAVELLRDQPQAADQGERFLSYQPLGPILAIMPWNFPFWQTFRAAVPTLLAGNTVILKHAPNVPGCSDALTEAFNACFPQHVFQEIKATNETVSTLLADPRLKGVCLTGSDGAGRQIGEQAGRHLKPVVLELGGSDPYLIMPDADLDLALEYCIRGRMRNNGQSCIAAKRMIVHADLHDAFVAALAKHAATYRWGDPRQEGINQGPMARHDLRDSLHHQVMRTVEAGATLVCGGEVPDHPGAFYPVTILTGVQPGMAAFDEELFGPVFAIVRAESEQEMIDLANHTRYGLGAAIFSRNIARARQIARDELNAGCCSVNASVSSDPRVPFGGINDSGLGRELGAAGLYSFCNWKTILVHGR is encoded by the coding sequence ATGTCGTCACTCACCATGCCCACCCACCAGCCCATCTGCCCACTGGATGGTCAAAAACGCCCCTCCTACGCCTACGACGTGGAGGAAATCTGCCTGCAACGCCTCGAGCAGGCCCGGGAAGCCTTCACCCGGTGGCGCCGCGTGCCCCCCAAAGAACGCGTGGCCTGCGTCGAACGCCTCCAGCGGCTCCTCGCCGAGCGCGAAGAAGAATGGTCCCAGCTCATGACCTACGAAATGGGCAAGCTACCCGAAGAAGGGCTCCCCGAAATCCGCAAATGTGCGCTGCTCTGCCAATGGTATGCCAGCCACGCCGTCGAACTGCTGCGCGATCAACCCCAGGCAGCCGACCAAGGCGAACGCTTCCTCAGCTACCAGCCCCTCGGCCCCATCCTCGCCATCATGCCCTGGAACTTCCCCTTCTGGCAGACCTTCCGCGCCGCCGTGCCCACCCTGCTGGCGGGTAACACCGTGATCCTCAAGCACGCGCCAAACGTGCCAGGCTGCTCCGACGCCCTGACCGAAGCCTTCAACGCCTGCTTCCCCCAGCACGTCTTCCAGGAGATCAAGGCCACCAACGAGACCGTCAGCACCCTGCTGGCCGACCCCCGCCTCAAAGGCGTCTGCCTCACCGGCAGCGACGGCGCGGGCCGCCAGATCGGCGAACAAGCCGGCCGCCACCTCAAACCCGTCGTGCTCGAGCTGGGCGGCAGCGACCCCTACCTCATCATGCCCGATGCCGACCTCGACCTCGCGCTCGAATACTGCATCCGCGGGCGCATGCGCAACAACGGCCAAAGCTGCATCGCCGCCAAACGCATGATCGTCCATGCCGACCTCCACGACGCCTTTGTCGCCGCCCTCGCGAAGCACGCGGCCACCTACCGCTGGGGCGACCCACGCCAGGAAGGCATCAACCAAGGCCCTATGGCCCGCCACGACCTGCGCGACAGCCTGCATCACCAGGTCATGCGCACCGTCGAAGCCGGTGCGACGCTCGTCTGCGGCGGTGAAGTGCCCGACCACCCCGGCGCCTTCTACCCCGTCACCATCCTCACCGGCGTCCAGCCCGGCATGGCCGCGTTCGACGAAGAGCTCTTCGGCCCCGTCTTCGCCATCGTCCGCGCCGAGAGCGAGCAAGAGATGATCGACCTCGCCAACCACACCCGCTACGGCCTCGGCGCCGCCATCTTTTCCCGCAACATCGCCCGCGCCCGCCAAATCGCCCGCGACGAGCTCAACGCCGGCTGCTGCTCCGTCAACGCATCCGTCTCCAGCGACCCACGGGTCCCCTTCGGCGGCATCAACGACTCCGGCCTCGGCCGAGAACTCGGCGCCGCCGGCCTCTACAGCTTCTGCAACTGGAAAACCATCCTCGTGCACGGACGATAA
- a CDS encoding FKBP-type peptidyl-prolyl cis-trans isomerase: MCQLGAQAGASDPHAGHDHAGHDHAGHDHAAAAAPAVDVSDEEALNTMGRLMAQQLRLNIGFTDSELQQIFDGMRATANDEPMPEDFQPQLQKAQQIYMSKMEAFQAKEEAKAAEQAKANKEAGAAYLTKLDAENNVQKAESGLRYEIIELGEGKQPTGSDRVTVNYTGTLIDGTEFDSGEGVQFPLNGVVPGFSEGIQLIKEGGKARLYIPSDLAYGDAPARPGSPIEPGSTLIFDVELVSVAEAPAARARPATGGRPTGTPPSPPPNYTPPPPPSEPPPPPPSGSSTHPASR; encoded by the coding sequence GTGTGCCAGCTGGGAGCGCAAGCCGGGGCAAGCGACCCCCACGCCGGCCACGATCATGCAGGCCATGATCACGCCGGGCACGACCACGCCGCCGCTGCCGCCCCCGCAGTCGACGTCTCCGACGAAGAGGCACTGAATACGATGGGCCGCCTCATGGCCCAGCAGCTGCGCCTCAACATCGGCTTTACGGACTCCGAGCTCCAACAGATTTTCGACGGCATGCGCGCCACCGCCAATGACGAGCCCATGCCCGAAGACTTCCAGCCCCAGCTCCAGAAAGCTCAGCAAATCTACATGAGCAAGATGGAAGCCTTCCAGGCCAAGGAAGAAGCCAAGGCCGCCGAGCAAGCCAAGGCCAACAAGGAAGCCGGCGCCGCCTACCTCACCAAGCTCGATGCCGAGAACAACGTGCAGAAGGCCGAATCCGGCCTGCGCTACGAAATCATCGAGCTCGGCGAAGGCAAGCAGCCCACCGGTAGCGACCGCGTCACGGTCAACTACACCGGCACCCTGATCGACGGCACCGAGTTCGACTCCGGCGAAGGCGTCCAGTTCCCCCTCAACGGCGTCGTGCCCGGCTTCTCCGAAGGCATCCAGCTGATCAAGGAAGGGGGCAAGGCCCGCCTCTACATCCCGTCGGACCTCGCTTACGGCGACGCCCCGGCCCGCCCCGGCAGCCCCATCGAGCCCGGCAGCACCCTCATCTTCGACGTCGAGCTCGTCTCCGTCGCCGAAGCCCCTGCCGCCCGCGCCCGCCCGGCCACGGGAGGCCGCCCCACCGGCACCCCGCCCTCGCCGCCCCCCAACTACACGCCGCCCCCTCCCCCCAGCGAGCCGCCGCCCCCGCCGCCCTCCGGCTCCAGCACCCACCCGGCCAGCCGCTAG
- a CDS encoding RNA polymerase sigma factor, producing the protein MATDTHDSQTDDADVALMLRVRDGDDGALQELIERWKTPLINFFYRSLHSVEQAEDLAQLTFIRLYRAAAKYEPRAKFSTYLFYIARRLLINEFRRRQRKPLEAVDPAELHAVERGDEERNIAEIEEAFDLALERLPEKQRTAILLLKQQELSYAEIAQVMDATESAVKTWIFRARQTLKQELKDLV; encoded by the coding sequence ATGGCCACCGACACCCACGACTCGCAGACCGACGACGCCGATGTGGCGCTGATGCTGCGGGTGCGCGATGGCGACGACGGCGCGCTGCAAGAGCTGATCGAACGCTGGAAGACCCCCCTGATCAACTTCTTCTACCGCTCGCTCCACAGCGTCGAGCAAGCCGAAGACCTCGCCCAGCTCACCTTCATCCGCCTCTACCGCGCAGCGGCCAAATACGAGCCCCGGGCCAAGTTCTCCACCTACCTCTTTTACATCGCCCGCCGGCTGCTCATCAACGAGTTCCGCCGCCGCCAGCGCAAACCCCTCGAAGCCGTCGACCCGGCCGAGCTGCACGCGGTGGAGCGCGGCGACGAAGAGCGCAACATCGCCGAAATCGAAGAAGCCTTCGACCTCGCCCTCGAACGCCTGCCCGAAAAGCAGCGCACCGCCATCCTCCTGCTCAAACAGCAGGAGCTGAGCTATGCCGAGATCGCCCAAGTCATGGACGCGACCGAGAGCGCCGTGAAGACCTGGATCTTCCGAGCCCGACAAACGCTGAAACAAGAGCTGAAGGACTTGGTTTAA
- a CDS encoding acyltransferase family protein, whose translation MASITESSIYDKSSYIPAIDGLRAFAVIAVVIFHLKASFLPGGFTGVDIFFVISGFVVTASLVRHRNDGLWKFITGFYARRILRIFPALVLCLLLTTAAVILFVPESWHTQTTGKTGVLAFFGLGNLALFWHSHGYFALSTEFNAFTHTWSLGIEEQFYFIFPPIVYFWLKTRNANQKLKQIGSYTLLGLFLLSIALSTFRSATYPKAAFYLLENRFWELAAGALLYQLWTGSNLFIFQPQWRNRVVWTGAALLLAGVAIGNHGHHPSPMGLLPVAGTFLLIAGIICHSEEKNLITRALASRSMIWVGKRSYSIYLWHWPVFVLLRWTAGLESAPTMLIALVLSVALGDLSYRFVETPVRKHRFGRLLPEWGIVVTGIAAISACAFVAHKGFKDKSHYTLSRTRDKEAWYPAEWKDPNAISSGRLEGRQLFVFGDSHGVTFRTAVQALADQHGIKVVMIVEGGRPVAKLMYPVGKNGELSPWFQQGYEQIKANARPGDIVYLPSLRVRRFTGDLTTHETELDPAQIVKNHELGYAEAVKELELLAALPVHLIIDAPKPVYRSPAFRCVDWFNKMNPIAEGGLTMEREELLQHRQLVMEKMEMLQAEFPELVVWDPFFTLCPDETCHAMDGELPLFFDGDHLSAHGNRVLYPEFEKLILRMAEGDEPSLKLPAGSPHASLSTPDAPPSGRPTR comes from the coding sequence ATGGCCTCGATCACTGAATCCTCCATCTACGACAAGTCCTCCTACATACCCGCGATTGATGGGCTGAGGGCGTTTGCCGTTATCGCCGTCGTCATTTTCCACCTCAAGGCCAGCTTCCTGCCCGGAGGCTTCACCGGGGTAGACATCTTCTTTGTCATCTCGGGCTTTGTGGTGACAGCCTCGCTGGTGCGCCACCGCAACGACGGGCTCTGGAAATTTATCACCGGCTTCTACGCCCGCCGCATCCTTCGCATTTTCCCGGCGCTGGTCTTGTGCCTGCTACTCACCACGGCTGCCGTGATTCTGTTCGTCCCCGAGTCGTGGCACACCCAGACGACCGGCAAGACGGGCGTGCTGGCCTTCTTCGGCCTTGGGAATCTCGCCCTGTTCTGGCATAGCCACGGTTACTTCGCCCTCAGTACGGAGTTCAACGCCTTCACGCACACCTGGTCGCTCGGCATCGAAGAGCAGTTCTACTTCATCTTTCCGCCCATCGTCTACTTCTGGCTCAAGACCAGAAACGCAAACCAGAAGCTAAAGCAGATCGGCAGCTACACTCTGCTCGGCCTGTTCCTGCTCTCGATCGCATTGTCGACCTTCCGCTCTGCAACCTACCCCAAAGCCGCCTTCTACCTCCTGGAGAACCGCTTCTGGGAGCTTGCAGCCGGGGCCCTGCTCTACCAGCTCTGGACCGGCAGCAACCTCTTCATCTTCCAGCCTCAGTGGCGCAACCGCGTCGTCTGGACCGGCGCCGCTCTTCTCCTCGCCGGCGTCGCGATCGGGAACCACGGGCACCACCCCTCCCCCATGGGCCTGCTCCCCGTCGCGGGGACCTTCCTTCTCATCGCAGGCATCATCTGCCACAGCGAAGAAAAGAACCTCATCACCCGCGCCCTGGCCTCGCGGAGCATGATCTGGGTAGGCAAACGCTCCTACTCCATCTACCTTTGGCACTGGCCCGTATTCGTGCTGCTCCGCTGGACGGCAGGGCTGGAAAGCGCCCCCACGATGCTCATCGCCCTCGTCCTGAGCGTTGCCCTTGGAGACCTCTCCTACCGCTTCGTGGAAACGCCTGTCCGCAAACACCGCTTCGGCCGCCTGCTCCCGGAGTGGGGAATCGTCGTCACCGGCATCGCTGCCATCAGCGCCTGCGCATTCGTGGCCCACAAAGGATTCAAGGATAAAAGCCACTACACCCTGAGCCGCACGCGGGACAAGGAGGCCTGGTACCCTGCCGAGTGGAAAGACCCGAATGCCATCAGCTCCGGAAGACTGGAAGGCAGGCAGCTATTCGTTTTTGGCGACTCGCACGGCGTCACCTTCAGAACGGCGGTGCAAGCCCTGGCCGACCAGCACGGCATCAAAGTCGTGATGATCGTGGAAGGCGGCCGCCCCGTCGCAAAATTGATGTATCCGGTGGGAAAAAACGGCGAACTGTCGCCTTGGTTCCAGCAAGGCTACGAACAAATCAAAGCTAACGCACGCCCGGGGGACATCGTTTACCTCCCCTCCCTGCGCGTCCGCCGCTTCACGGGCGACCTCACCACACACGAAACCGAACTGGACCCCGCTCAGATCGTGAAAAACCACGAACTCGGGTATGCCGAAGCCGTCAAAGAGCTGGAGCTCCTGGCGGCCCTGCCCGTCCACCTGATCATCGACGCCCCCAAGCCCGTTTACCGCTCCCCCGCCTTTCGCTGCGTCGACTGGTTTAACAAAATGAACCCCATCGCGGAAGGAGGGCTCACCATGGAACGCGAGGAGCTGCTTCAGCACCGCCAGCTCGTCATGGAAAAAATGGAAATGCTCCAGGCAGAGTTCCCGGAGCTGGTCGTCTGGGATCCCTTTTTCACATTGTGCCCCGATGAGACCTGCCATGCCATGGACGGCGAGCTGCCGTTGTTTTTCGACGGCGACCACCTCAGCGCCCACGGCAACCGTGTCCTGTACCCCGAGTTCGAAAAGCTCATCCTCAGAATGGCCGAAGGCGATGAGCCCAGCCTAAAACTCCCTGCCGGCTCCCCCCACGCAAGCCTCTCCACCCCAGACGCCCCGCCCAGCGGTCGCCCAACGCGCTAA